One region of Qipengyuania gaetbuli genomic DNA includes:
- the glk gene encoding glucokinase, which yields MDLVSVDIGGTHARFAIATIADDGSISLSEPETLHTEDHASFQTAWEDYRDRMGGTLPPRVSMAIAGPVGGEVIRFTNNPWIIRPALVKEKLGVEDYTIVNDFEAVAHAVARASEDQFIHMTGPEGPLPPTGRLTVLGPGTGLGVAHLYREPDGTYRVSATEGGHIDFAPLDSIEDAILARLRKRHTRVSVERVVAGPAISDIYQTLAAMEHKAVPEIDDIEIWTKGMSGEDSLAAAAVDRFCLSLGSVAGDMALAHGAKGVVIAGGLGYRLRETLLKSGFAERFRAKGRFESMMAGIPVKLIVHPQPGLFGAAAAFACEHAKAAQ from the coding sequence ATGGACCTCGTCAGCGTCGATATCGGCGGCACCCATGCCCGCTTCGCCATCGCCACGATCGCGGATGACGGCTCGATCAGCCTGAGCGAGCCGGAGACCCTGCACACCGAAGACCACGCCAGTTTCCAGACCGCATGGGAAGATTACCGCGACCGCATGGGCGGCACATTGCCTCCGCGCGTGTCGATGGCGATTGCCGGTCCGGTCGGCGGCGAAGTTATCCGCTTCACCAACAACCCGTGGATCATCCGGCCCGCCCTCGTGAAAGAAAAGCTGGGGGTCGAAGACTACACGATCGTCAACGATTTCGAGGCGGTCGCCCATGCAGTTGCGCGGGCGAGCGAGGACCAGTTCATCCATATGACCGGCCCCGAAGGTCCGCTTCCGCCCACCGGTCGCCTGACCGTTCTCGGGCCCGGGACAGGCCTGGGCGTAGCGCATCTCTACCGCGAACCCGACGGCACTTACCGCGTGTCCGCCACCGAAGGCGGTCACATCGATTTCGCCCCGCTCGACAGTATCGAGGACGCGATCCTTGCCCGACTGCGCAAACGGCACACCCGCGTTTCGGTCGAACGCGTGGTGGCGGGGCCCGCTATTTCCGATATCTACCAGACGCTCGCCGCGATGGAGCACAAGGCCGTGCCCGAGATCGACGATATCGAGATCTGGACCAAGGGCATGAGCGGCGAGGACAGCCTTGCCGCAGCCGCGGTGGACCGCTTCTGCCTGTCGCTCGGCAGCGTCGCCGGGGACATGGCACTGGCGCACGGGGCCAAGGGCGTCGTGATCGCCGGAGGCCTCGGCTACCGACTGCGCGAAACCCTGCTCAAGTCCGGCTTTGCGGAACGCTTCCGCGCCAAAGGCCGCTTCGAGAGCATGATGGCCGGCATTCCGGTCAAGCTCATCGTCCACCCGCAGCCCGGCCTGTTCGGCGCGGCTGCCGCATTCGCATGCGAACACGCAAAGGCCGCCCAGTGA
- the edd gene encoding phosphogluconate dehydratase: protein MTKPLNDVIHKVTQRVIANSRDSRAAYLDLTDREGDRQVNRHSLSCSNLAHAFAGAEEDKQAIKAARGPNLGIVTSYNDMLSAHQPYYRYPERMKIWAREVGATCQVAGATPAMCDGVTQGQAGMELSLFSRDTIALSTIVALSHAMYDGVALLGICDKIVPGLLMGALRFGHVPAIFIPSGPMGTGISNKEKQRVRQLYAEGKVGRDELLESESASYHSPGTCTFYGTANSNQMMMEMMGLHVPGAAFVPPGAKLRQELSRAATHRLAAIGKCGNDFRPLARVVDEKAIINAAIGLLATGGSTNHAIHIPAMARAAGIRFDWSDLAELSTAVPLVARVYPNGSGDVNHFHDAGGMGYVIGTLLDEGLAHGDILTVWSGGFEAYSREPGMDGDALTWRDPGPSGDTEMLRPASDPFQPDGGMRLVEGNLGRACFKSSAVERERWTIEAPCRVFEDQHSVNEAFSKGELDRDVVVVVRFQGPRANGMPELHKLTPALGVLQDRGYRVALVTDGRMSGASGKVPAAIHCTPEALGAGPLSLLRDGDVVKVCAETGTLSTTADLAAREPAAEPQPEIGMGREFYAMFRANADGAEQGASSMLAMAGL from the coding sequence ATGACTAAGCCGCTCAATGACGTGATCCACAAGGTGACGCAGCGCGTCATCGCCAATTCGAGGGACAGCCGCGCGGCCTATCTCGACCTGACCGATCGTGAAGGCGACCGGCAGGTGAACCGCCATTCGCTGTCCTGTTCGAACCTCGCCCACGCCTTTGCCGGCGCGGAAGAAGACAAGCAGGCCATCAAGGCGGCACGCGGGCCCAACCTCGGCATCGTGACCTCGTACAACGACATGCTCTCGGCCCATCAGCCCTATTATCGCTACCCGGAACGGATGAAGATCTGGGCGCGCGAGGTTGGTGCAACCTGCCAGGTCGCGGGTGCGACGCCGGCCATGTGCGACGGTGTGACGCAAGGCCAGGCGGGGATGGAACTGTCGCTCTTCAGCCGCGACACCATCGCCCTTTCGACTATCGTCGCGCTGAGCCACGCCATGTACGACGGCGTGGCCCTGCTCGGCATCTGCGACAAGATCGTCCCGGGCCTCCTCATGGGTGCCCTGCGGTTCGGCCATGTCCCGGCGATCTTCATCCCGTCTGGCCCGATGGGTACCGGCATTTCCAACAAGGAAAAGCAGCGCGTCCGCCAGCTTTACGCAGAAGGCAAGGTCGGCCGCGACGAACTGCTCGAGAGCGAGAGCGCGAGCTACCATTCGCCGGGCACCTGCACCTTCTACGGCACGGCCAACTCCAACCAGATGATGATGGAGATGATGGGCCTGCACGTCCCCGGCGCGGCCTTCGTCCCGCCGGGCGCCAAGCTGCGCCAGGAACTGTCGCGCGCTGCGACCCACCGCCTGGCCGCCATCGGGAAGTGCGGAAACGACTTCCGCCCCCTCGCCCGCGTGGTCGACGAGAAGGCGATCATCAACGCGGCCATCGGCCTGCTGGCGACCGGCGGATCGACCAACCATGCGATCCACATTCCCGCCATGGCGCGGGCAGCCGGCATCCGCTTCGATTGGAGCGATCTTGCCGAGCTGTCGACAGCCGTTCCGCTGGTGGCGCGGGTCTATCCGAACGGTTCGGGCGATGTGAACCACTTCCACGATGCCGGCGGCATGGGCTACGTGATCGGCACGCTGCTCGACGAAGGCCTCGCCCACGGCGACATCCTCACGGTCTGGAGCGGCGGCTTCGAAGCCTATTCGCGCGAACCGGGAATGGACGGCGATGCGCTGACCTGGCGCGATCCGGGGCCCTCGGGCGATACCGAGATGCTGCGTCCCGCCTCCGATCCATTCCAGCCCGATGGCGGCATGCGGCTTGTCGAAGGCAACCTTGGCCGCGCCTGTTTCAAATCCTCGGCAGTCGAGCGTGAGCGCTGGACCATCGAGGCGCCCTGCCGCGTGTTCGAGGACCAGCATTCGGTCAACGAGGCGTTCTCGAAGGGCGAACTGGACCGCGATGTCGTGGTCGTGGTCCGTTTCCAGGGGCCGCGGGCGAACGGCATGCCCGAGCTGCACAAGCTCACGCCCGCCCTCGGCGTGTTGCAAGACCGGGGCTACCGCGTCGCGCTCGTCACCGACGGCCGCATGAGCGGGGCGAGCGGCAAGGTGCCGGCAGCCATCCACTGCACCCCCGAAGCGCTGGGCGCCGGGCCGCTCTCGCTCCTGCGTGATGGCGACGTCGTCAAAGTCTGTGCCGAAACCGGCACGCTGTCGACGACGGCCGACCTCGCCGCCCGCGAGCCAGCCGCCGAACCGCAGCCCGAAATCGGCATGGGCCGCGAATTCTATGCCATGTTCAGAGCCAATGCCGACGGCGCCGAACAGGGTGCCTCGTCAATGCTAGCCATGGCAGGATTGTAA
- a CDS encoding YdcH family protein, with translation MNEQELRKRLELLRSEHRDLDVAIVALSEAGEKGGFVDQLQIARLKKRKLQLKDRISLIEDNLIPDIIA, from the coding sequence GTGAACGAACAGGAGCTGCGCAAGAGGCTGGAATTGCTCCGGAGCGAGCATCGCGACCTCGATGTCGCGATCGTGGCGCTGTCCGAAGCGGGCGAGAAAGGCGGCTTCGTCGACCAGCTGCAGATCGCGCGCCTCAAGAAACGCAAGCTGCAGCTGAAGGACCGTATCTCGCTGATCGAGGACAATCTGATCCCCGACATCATCGCGTAA
- a CDS encoding L,D-transpeptidase family protein encodes MTAILKWVGGTTFVIALGIAALAYGVSSQAEPEAIAVPAAASIEPEGAILAKLEADARRPFTIRRVLPIEGPIKYGEWHWDDEAVPEGPLLITVDLQARTISIFRDGYEIGAAAVMLGTDEHPTPTGTFPILTKERHNVSEKYGNAPMPWTLRLTWDGIAIHGGSEVENGYASHGCVAIPDPLAAKLFEIAQKGDKVIITDGKRIGVGDPII; translated from the coding sequence ATGACAGCGATTCTGAAATGGGTTGGCGGCACGACATTCGTGATCGCACTGGGCATTGCCGCCCTTGCCTATGGCGTCTCGTCGCAGGCAGAGCCCGAAGCCATCGCAGTCCCCGCAGCCGCCTCGATTGAGCCGGAAGGCGCGATCCTCGCCAAGCTCGAGGCCGATGCGCGCCGCCCCTTCACCATCCGCCGCGTCCTGCCCATCGAAGGGCCGATCAAATACGGCGAATGGCATTGGGACGACGAAGCCGTACCGGAAGGCCCGCTGCTCATCACGGTGGACCTGCAGGCGCGCACCATCTCGATCTTCCGCGACGGCTATGAAATCGGTGCCGCCGCCGTCATGCTCGGCACGGACGAACATCCCACGCCCACCGGCACTTTCCCGATCCTGACCAAGGAACGGCACAACGTGTCCGAGAAATACGGCAATGCACCCATGCCCTGGACGCTGCGCCTGACCTGGGACGGCATTGCCATCCATGGCGGCTCGGAAGTGGAGAATGGCTATGCCAGCCACGGCTGCGTGGCCATTCCCGATCCTCTGGCGGCCAAGCTGTTCGAAATTGCTCAGAAGGGCGACAAGGTCATTATCACCGACGGCAAGCGCATCGGCGTGGGCGACCCTATCATCTAG
- a CDS encoding tetratricopeptide repeat protein yields the protein MRRTGVKITRIARGFGLGGIALAMAATAMPVAAQDDGEARIRKLEAEVRALQRKVFPGGDGRYFEPQITGQPAAQPSTASTTSTTAVTDILTRLDALEAQLQRLTAQYEVGSNAMRLLEERIEVLEAGGTATSAPAQVAAAQPATQPSATQRPAAQPAAQQPAASQPSPERVAAVQAIAKPQTDDPADDEYSYGFRLWEAGFFPEAQQQLTLFVERYPSHWRTTYGRNLLGRAYLDDKKPNEAAPWFLKNYQSDKGGARAGDSLLYLAETMIALKDTKRACIALAEFGEAYPALAAGRLQGQYERNLGKVTCS from the coding sequence ATGAGGAGAACGGGCGTGAAGATCACGCGCATTGCACGCGGATTCGGTCTCGGTGGGATCGCACTGGCCATGGCGGCAACGGCGATGCCGGTCGCCGCACAGGACGACGGCGAGGCACGCATCCGCAAGCTCGAAGCGGAAGTCCGCGCGCTCCAGCGCAAGGTCTTTCCGGGCGGGGACGGTCGCTATTTCGAGCCGCAGATTACCGGCCAGCCTGCCGCCCAGCCGAGCACGGCCAGCACCACCTCGACCACCGCAGTGACCGATATCCTAACCCGTCTCGACGCGCTCGAGGCACAGCTGCAGCGCCTGACCGCGCAATACGAAGTCGGCAGCAACGCCATGCGCCTGCTCGAAGAACGCATCGAGGTGCTCGAAGCCGGTGGCACTGCGACCTCGGCTCCTGCGCAGGTGGCTGCTGCCCAGCCGGCCACGCAGCCGTCTGCAACGCAGCGCCCCGCCGCACAGCCTGCGGCCCAGCAGCCCGCCGCTTCGCAGCCGAGCCCCGAGCGTGTCGCTGCGGTCCAGGCCATCGCCAAGCCGCAGACCGACGATCCGGCGGATGACGAATACTCCTACGGCTTCCGCCTGTGGGAAGCGGGCTTCTTCCCCGAAGCGCAGCAGCAGCTGACGCTTTTCGTCGAACGCTACCCCAGCCATTGGCGCACCACCTACGGGCGCAACCTGCTGGGCCGCGCATATTTGGACGACAAGAAGCCCAATGAAGCGGCACCGTGGTTCCTCAAGAACTACCAGTCGGACAAGGGCGGTGCCCGCGCCGGCGACAGCCTGCTCTACCTCGCCGAGACCATGATCGCGCTCAAGGACACCAAGCGGGCCTGCATCGCGCTCGCCGAATTCGGCGAAGCCTATCCGGCACTCGCTGCCGGACGCCTGCAGGGCCAGTACGAGCGCAATCTCGGCAAGGTGACCTGTAGCTGA
- the tilS gene encoding tRNA lysidine(34) synthetase TilS — translation MQLPQGLVDRFRADLEPLWPFIDQPESRIGLAVSGGGDSLALLLLAHAALAGRVEAATVDHRLRPESAAEAGHVAALCRELGVPHRIIPVNVDGGNLQDRARAARYAALGKWCEERGLDGLATAHQMDDQVETFIMRANRGSGVSGLSSIRALGTVPGAPLRLIRPLLGWRRKELRDIVEAAGWDAVDDPSNENEAFDRIRIRKALSEADWIDFDGVAKSARLLGEAVATIDWMVGREYSECVDAGAEETTYRALQTGIGGALVAGGVIRSIFRGFGAQIDMGSAAKLVEALRAGRKSNVAGIEAFVRDQDGERLWVFRREVPRRTG, via the coding sequence ATGCAGCTGCCACAGGGGCTCGTTGACAGGTTTCGCGCCGATCTCGAGCCCCTGTGGCCCTTCATCGACCAGCCGGAAAGCCGGATCGGCCTCGCCGTGTCAGGCGGCGGGGACAGCCTCGCGCTGCTGCTGCTCGCCCATGCGGCGCTGGCCGGCCGCGTAGAAGCGGCGACGGTCGATCACCGGCTACGGCCGGAAAGCGCGGCAGAGGCAGGACACGTCGCCGCGCTTTGCCGCGAACTCGGCGTCCCGCATCGCATCATTCCGGTGAACGTTGACGGGGGGAACCTGCAGGACCGGGCCCGTGCAGCGCGCTATGCCGCGCTTGGCAAATGGTGCGAGGAGCGCGGGCTCGACGGGCTCGCCACGGCGCACCAGATGGACGACCAGGTCGAAACCTTCATCATGCGCGCCAACCGCGGCAGCGGGGTTTCCGGCCTCTCCTCCATCCGCGCGCTCGGCACGGTTCCCGGGGCGCCACTGCGCCTGATCCGCCCGCTCCTTGGCTGGCGCCGGAAGGAACTGCGTGACATCGTCGAGGCGGCAGGCTGGGATGCGGTGGACGATCCGTCGAACGAGAACGAGGCTTTCGACCGCATCCGCATTCGCAAGGCCCTGTCCGAAGCGGACTGGATCGATTTCGACGGGGTGGCAAAATCCGCCCGCCTGCTGGGAGAAGCGGTGGCCACGATCGACTGGATGGTCGGCCGCGAATATTCCGAATGCGTGGATGCCGGGGCGGAGGAGACGACCTATCGCGCCCTGCAGACCGGCATCGGCGGAGCGCTTGTCGCAGGCGGCGTGATCAGGTCCATCTTCCGCGGTTTCGGGGCGCAGATCGACATGGGCTCGGCCGCGAAGCTGGTCGAAGCGCTGAGGGCAGGGCGCAAGTCGAACGTCGCGGGTATCGAGGCCTTTGTGCGCGATCAGGACGGCGAGCGGCTCTGGGTATTCCGGCGCGAGGTGCCGCGCCGCACGGGCTAG
- the ptsP gene encoding phosphoenolpyruvate--protein phosphotransferase encodes MSAVASARQILTRLHEVMAGRTHAQHKLDRVVDIIADALTSEVCSIYLLREGALELYATRGLNPEAVHVTRMAVGEGLTGTIAKNIETLNLAEARAHPDFLYRPETGEEKYHSFAGVPIVYRERAVGVLCVQHVEPRRYEDVEIEALQTTAMILSELIAHKELVDGENAFDLGEASTETEILEGLTLVKGLAAGAAVFHQPRIEIDQVVAEDVEAERQRVYRAFDKMRDQIDAMAKEPEFGKGGEHVEVLETYKMFAYDEGWSRRINEAIDSGLTAEAAIERVQQRTRMRMREIDDPLLADRMHDLEDLSNRLLRIVSGQLGTAASQGLRRDTILIARNLGPAELLEYDRRRLKGVVLEEGSLTAHVVIVARAMGIPVLGRVHGINSKVSEGDEILVDADKGTVTLRPSQPMWDAFDARFAKTREKQAAYAELRDVEPFTRDGTRITVMINAGLRDDVSALQLTGADGIGLFRTEFQFLVSSTLPQRERQMRLYRDVLDAADGKKVIFRTVDIGGDKAVPYLDNNTAERDENPAMGWRALRLSLEREGLLKVQARALLEAAAGRQLSVMFPMVSEPWEFDAAKEIFEDQAEFLRERRRQMPDSIEYGCMLEVPSLAEVLDLLLPKVSFVSVGTNDLTQFLFAADRANPKLAERYDWLSPSILRFLDRVSKAMVGSKVRLGICGEMGGRRLEALALMGLGYTRFSITPAAVGPIKELVRKVYLPDLTKHMQRLLLNPPADMRAALTEWAEANDIELD; translated from the coding sequence ATGTCCGCCGTTGCATCCGCTCGCCAGATTCTCACGCGCCTGCACGAAGTCATGGCAGGGCGCACTCATGCCCAGCACAAGCTCGACCGCGTGGTCGATATCATCGCCGATGCGCTGACCAGCGAGGTGTGCTCCATCTACCTCCTGCGCGAAGGGGCGCTGGAGCTTTACGCCACCCGCGGCCTCAATCCCGAAGCGGTTCACGTTACCCGCATGGCGGTGGGCGAAGGGCTGACCGGCACGATTGCCAAGAACATCGAGACGCTTAACCTCGCCGAGGCGCGGGCCCACCCGGACTTCCTCTACCGCCCGGAAACGGGGGAGGAGAAATACCATTCCTTCGCCGGGGTCCCCATCGTCTACCGCGAACGGGCGGTGGGCGTGCTCTGCGTCCAGCACGTGGAGCCGCGCCGCTACGAGGACGTGGAGATCGAGGCGCTCCAGACAACGGCGATGATCCTGTCCGAACTCATCGCCCACAAGGAACTGGTCGACGGCGAGAACGCGTTCGACCTTGGCGAGGCTTCGACCGAAACCGAAATCCTAGAAGGGCTGACCTTGGTGAAGGGACTGGCAGCAGGCGCTGCCGTCTTCCATCAGCCGCGCATCGAGATCGACCAGGTCGTCGCAGAAGACGTCGAGGCGGAACGCCAGCGCGTCTACCGCGCCTTCGACAAGATGCGCGACCAGATCGACGCCATGGCCAAGGAGCCGGAATTCGGGAAGGGCGGCGAACACGTCGAGGTCCTCGAGACCTACAAGATGTTCGCCTATGACGAAGGCTGGAGCCGCCGGATCAACGAAGCGATCGACAGCGGTCTTACTGCAGAGGCGGCGATCGAGCGGGTCCAGCAGCGCACCCGCATGCGGATGCGCGAGATCGACGATCCGCTGCTGGCCGATCGCATGCACGACCTCGAAGACCTGTCGAACCGCCTGCTGCGTATCGTGTCGGGGCAGCTCGGCACGGCGGCCTCGCAGGGGCTGAGGCGCGACACCATCCTGATCGCGCGCAATCTCGGTCCGGCCGAGCTGCTTGAATACGACCGCCGCCGCCTCAAGGGCGTGGTACTGGAGGAAGGTTCCCTCACCGCGCATGTCGTGATCGTGGCGCGGGCCATGGGTATTCCGGTCCTCGGCCGCGTGCACGGGATCAATTCGAAAGTCTCCGAGGGCGACGAAATCCTCGTCGATGCGGACAAGGGCACGGTCACCCTGCGCCCCTCGCAGCCCATGTGGGATGCTTTCGATGCGCGCTTCGCCAAGACGCGCGAGAAGCAGGCGGCCTATGCCGAACTGCGCGATGTCGAACCCTTCACGCGCGATGGCACGCGCATCACGGTGATGATCAACGCCGGCCTGCGCGACGATGTCAGCGCGCTGCAGCTCACCGGCGCTGACGGGATCGGCCTCTTCCGCACCGAGTTCCAGTTCCTCGTCTCGTCGACCCTGCCGCAGCGCGAGCGGCAGATGCGGCTCTACCGCGACGTGCTCGACGCAGCGGATGGAAAGAAGGTCATTTTCCGGACGGTCGATATCGGCGGTGATAAGGCCGTGCCCTATCTCGACAACAACACGGCCGAGCGGGACGAGAACCCGGCGATGGGCTGGCGTGCGCTGCGCCTCTCGCTCGAGCGCGAAGGCCTGCTCAAGGTCCAGGCGCGCGCCCTGCTCGAAGCGGCGGCGGGCCGCCAGCTTTCGGTCATGTTCCCCATGGTGTCCGAGCCGTGGGAATTCGATGCAGCGAAGGAAATTTTCGAAGACCAGGCCGAATTCCTGCGTGAACGGCGCAGGCAGATGCCCGACAGCATCGAATACGGCTGCATGCTCGAAGTGCCCTCGCTGGCCGAGGTGCTGGATCTGCTGCTGCCCAAGGTATCCTTCGTGTCGGTCGGCACGAACGACCTCACGCAGTTCCTGTTTGCCGCCGACCGCGCCAATCCCAAGCTCGCCGAACGCTACGACTGGCTGAGCCCTTCGATCCTGCGCTTCCTCGACCGCGTGTCGAAGGCGATGGTCGGCAGCAAGGTCCGTCTCGGCATTTGCGGCGAGATGGGCGGGCGCAGGCTCGAAGCGCTCGCGCTGATGGGCCTTGGTTATACCCGCTTCTCGATTACTCCGGCAGCGGTGGGCCCGATCAAGGAACTGGTGCGCAAGGTCTACTTGCCCGACCTCACCAAGCACATGCAGCGCCTGCTGCTCAATCCGCCGGCAGACATGCGCGCGGCGCTGACGGAATGGGCCGAGGCGAACGACATCGAACTCGACTGA
- a CDS encoding YdcH family protein translates to MHSSHVDALKAKHAGLEARLHDEQSRPAPDIAMIQQIKKQKLRIKEELAAH, encoded by the coding sequence ATGCACTCATCACATGTCGACGCACTGAAGGCCAAGCATGCCGGGCTCGAAGCTCGCCTGCACGACGAACAGTCCCGACCTGCGCCCGACATCGCGATGATCCAGCAGATCAAGAAGCAGAAGCTCAGGATCAAGGAAGAACTCGCCGCGCATTAA
- a CDS encoding helix-turn-helix domain-containing protein — protein MEEEDAIVEQEGTRALSAGERLRQAREAKGLGLEQVAAETRIPQRHLQAIEAGNFAALPSRTYAIGFSRTYARTMDLDERDILDQVREELAQDGGDHRNAPAKFEPGDPARVPGRGLAWFTVFAAILLMGGIYAFYRSYFAPGLGPAPLQDPAEQVAANEGAQQATPSPAATPTGGPVVFTSEMDGTWVRFYDAQGERLFEGLMDKGDTFTVPADAEGPQIRTGRPYAFAITIGGRPVPKLSEEDTVVSDMPVSAEALLARPAAPAPAPTASATPAAAATPAT, from the coding sequence ATGGAAGAAGAAGACGCCATCGTCGAACAGGAAGGCACGCGTGCGCTCAGCGCTGGCGAGCGGCTGCGTCAGGCGCGCGAGGCAAAGGGCCTCGGGCTTGAGCAGGTCGCCGCAGAAACGCGCATCCCCCAAAGGCATCTCCAGGCCATCGAGGCGGGCAATTTCGCGGCCCTGCCTTCGCGCACCTATGCGATCGGTTTCAGCCGGACCTATGCGCGCACGATGGACCTCGACGAGCGCGACATCCTCGACCAGGTGCGCGAGGAACTGGCGCAGGACGGCGGCGATCATCGCAATGCACCGGCCAAGTTCGAACCGGGCGATCCGGCCCGCGTCCCCGGTCGCGGCCTCGCGTGGTTCACCGTTTTTGCCGCAATCCTGCTGATGGGCGGCATCTATGCCTTCTACCGCAGCTATTTCGCACCCGGCCTCGGCCCCGCACCGCTGCAGGACCCGGCCGAGCAAGTTGCGGCCAACGAAGGCGCGCAGCAGGCGACCCCTTCTCCGGCGGCCACGCCTACCGGCGGGCCGGTGGTATTCACCAGCGAGATGGACGGCACCTGGGTGCGTTTTTACGACGCGCAGGGCGAACGCCTGTTCGAAGGCCTGATGGACAAGGGTGACACCTTCACGGTTCCGGCAGATGCGGAAGGGCCGCAGATCCGCACCGGGCGCCCCTATGCCTTCGCCATCACGATCGGCGGACGTCCCGTCCCAAAACTGTCCGAAGAGGACACGGTGGTCAGCGACATGCCGGTTAGCGCAGAGGCGCTGCTTGCACGTCCCGCTGCCCCGGCCCCCGCGCCGACCGCATCCGCCACGCCAGCCGCCGCGGCCACTCCGGCAACCTGA
- a CDS encoding DUF1465 family protein has product MDRTVTEKVVEDLYAEALLLADETRAAFDLRDGTEDGPENSNETRIAMSIEGLRTTTRVMHVLAWLLNQRAYLAGEISARQLQKAGTLGTERPSDPRNMAVLPIAMRALIRDTERLYGRVARLDAEQRSVRAANDDPVGDLRGRIAQAFNAG; this is encoded by the coding sequence ATGGATCGCACCGTAACCGAAAAGGTCGTCGAGGACCTCTACGCGGAAGCCCTGCTGCTGGCCGACGAGACGCGTGCGGCCTTCGACCTGCGCGACGGCACCGAAGACGGTCCCGAAAATTCCAACGAAACGCGCATCGCCATGTCGATCGAGGGGCTTCGCACCACCACGCGGGTGATGCACGTGCTCGCGTGGCTGCTCAACCAGCGCGCGTACCTGGCCGGCGAGATTTCCGCTCGCCAGTTGCAGAAGGCCGGCACGCTCGGCACCGAACGTCCGTCCGACCCGCGCAATATGGCGGTCCTGCCGATCGCAATGCGCGCCCTCATTCGCGATACCGAACGCCTTTATGGCCGTGTGGCGCGCCTCGACGCGGAACAGCGCAGCGTGCGTGCCGCGAACGACGATCCGGTCGGCGACCTGCGCGGACGCATCGCGCAGGCTTTCAACGCCGGCTGA
- the eda gene encoding bifunctional 4-hydroxy-2-oxoglutarate aldolase/2-dehydro-3-deoxy-phosphogluconate aldolase, with the protein MRTRKGRPVTHIADIMQTAPVIPVIVVDEVEHAAPLARALVAGGLRVLEVTLRTPAALDAIREMRKVEGAIVGAGTVTNRQELDAAFEAGSEFIVSPGLTDTLGEAAIEAGIPFLPGIANAGDIMRGLDLGLTHFKFFPAMAAGGLPALKALAAPFGQCRFCPTGGITLENAPEWLAFDPVLCVGGSWVAPRGPVDEAAVEAVAREAAALGG; encoded by the coding sequence ATGCGAACACGCAAAGGCCGCCCAGTGACCCATATCGCCGATATCATGCAGACCGCCCCGGTGATCCCGGTCATCGTGGTCGACGAAGTCGAACACGCAGCGCCGCTGGCCCGCGCCCTGGTGGCAGGCGGACTGCGCGTCCTCGAGGTCACTCTGCGCACACCCGCCGCACTCGATGCCATCCGCGAAATGCGCAAGGTCGAAGGCGCAATCGTGGGCGCAGGCACTGTCACCAACCGGCAGGAGCTGGACGCGGCCTTCGAGGCAGGCAGCGAATTCATTGTCTCGCCGGGCCTCACCGACACGCTCGGCGAGGCGGCAATCGAGGCAGGCATTCCCTTCCTGCCCGGCATCGCCAATGCAGGCGACATCATGCGCGGGCTCGATCTCGGACTTACCCACTTCAAGTTCTTCCCCGCCATGGCGGCCGGCGGCCTGCCGGCGCTGAAGGCGCTTGCGGCGCCCTTCGGCCAGTGCCGGTTCTGCCCCACCGGCGGCATCACGCTGGAAAACGCGCCCGAATGGCTCGCATTCGACCCCGTGCTGTGCGTCGGCGGAAGCTGGGTCGCACCGCGCGGACCGGTCGATGAAGCGGCTGTCGAGGCCGTGGCGCGCGAAGCAGCCGCACTGGGCGGGTAA